AGGAAACAACTAAGGTTCTCACGAATGCTGCTACTGAAGCTAAGGTGGATACACTGAACGGATTGAAGGAAAATGTTGTTATGGGTCACCTGATCCCGGCTGGAACTGGGCTTAAAAAGTATAAGAATATTCTCCTGACATCGGAGGAAGTTGAAACTAATATTCCAAAAATTGAGGAAGTTGAAGAGAAAGAAACTGTCTAGTCGATTTTTGAAAATAATTAAACCGGTATTCTTGACAATTGAAACGAATATCAATAAATTTGAAGTCTGAATTTTTATCAGAAAGAAATAATTTCGGAGGAAATACGTGCCAACGATAAATCAGTTGGTTAGAAAAGGTAGAGTAGTAGTTACTTCAAAGAATAAAGCACCTGCTTTAGATGCTTGCCCGCAGAAAAGAGGTGTTTGTACTAGAGTTTATACAACTACTCCAAAGAAACCTAACTCTGCACTTAGAAAAGTTGCAAGAGTTAGATTAACTAATCATATTGAGGTTACTGCTTATATCCCTGGTGAAGGGCATAATCTCCAGGAACACTCTATTGTCCTTATTAGAGGTGGAAGAGTTAAAGACCTTCCTGGCGTTAGATATCATATTATTAGAGGTACGCTCGATACTGGTGGAGTAGAAGATAGAAAAAAAGGAAGATCTAAGTACGGAACTAAAAAACCAAAAGCTAAATAATTATGAGAAAGAAAAGAGCAGAAAAAAGATATCTTAAACCGGATCCAAAGTTTAATGAGATTCTGGTTTCCAAATTGATAAATTATCTTACCTGGCATGGTAAAAAATCTACCACTAGAAGCATGGTTTACGATAGCTTTTCTTTGATTGAACAGAAAACTAAAAAACCTGCTATGGAAGTTTTCAAAAAGGCAATCCAGAATGTTCAGCCGCTTGTTGAGGTTAGAAGCCGTCGTGTTGGCGGTGCAACATATCAGGTACCGATGGAAGTGCGTCCTGAAAGACGAACTGCGTTGGCTTTACGTTGGATCAGAGTTTATTCAAGAGAAAGAAAAGATAAATCGATGGCTGCAAAACTTGCTGCGGAATTAATGGCTGCTGCAAATGGTGAAGGTAACTCAGTTAAAAAGAAAGATGATACTCATAGAATGGCAGAAGCAAACAAAGCTTTTGCCCACTTTAAATGGTAGGAAGGAGTTTTTAGTAATAGATGTCTAATAAACGTGTAGATATTGCAAAAGTAAGAAATATTGGTATTATGGCCCATATCGATGCCGGTAAAACTACTACTACCGAACGCATTCTCTATTATACCGGCAAATTGCACAGAATGGGCGAAGTACATGATGGCGCGGCTACAATGGATTGGATGGAACAGGAAAAAGAAAGAGGTATTACAATTACTAGTGCTGCTACCACTACTTCCTGGAGAGATCATCAAATTAATATCATTGATACTCCTGGACATGTGGATTTTACCGTTGAAGTCGAACGCTCACTAAGAGTTCTGGACGGAGCTATCGCTCTCTTCTGTGCCGTGGGTGGTGTCGAACCTCAGTCTGAAACCGTTTGGCGTCAGGCTGATAAATATGGTGTTCCAAGAATTGCTTTCGTAAATAAAATGGATCGGGTTGGTGCTGATTTTTATAATGCTGTTAGTATGATGAAAGAAAAATTAGGCGCTAATGCTGTCCCGATTACTCTTCCTGTTGGCGATGGAGAATTATTTACCGGCTTTATTGATCTTATGTCAATGAAAGCTCGAATGTTTCATGACGATACTATGGGAACTACTTTCGAAGATGTTGATATCCCATCGGATCTTTTACCGACTGCCCAGAAATTTCGTACTCAGATGCTTGAAGCTGTATCCGATGTTGATGATACTTTGTTGGAAAAATATCTCGAAGGAAAAGAAATATCCGAAGAAGAGATTAGACCGGTTTTAAGAGCAGCTACTATTCAACTTAAAATTATTCCGGTTTTGTGTGGCTCTTCATTCAAAAATAAAGGGGTTCAGAAATTGTTGGATGCCGTAGTCGATTTCCTTCCTTCGCCTGCTGACCTTGGAAATTTGGTTGCGCATCATGTTCATAAAAATGATCACGTTGAAAGAAAGATGGATCCTAGTGAAAAATTCGCTGCTCTCGCCTTCAAAATTATGACGGATCCTTACGTTGGTAAGTTGACTTTTATAAGAGTCTATAGCGGTGTCCTGAAAGCCGGATCTTACGTTCTTAATTCAGTGAGCGATAAAAAAGAAAGAGTTGGACGCGTTCTTCAGATGCACGCCAATCATCGCGAGGATATGGATGAAATTAGATCTGGTGATATAGCTGCAATTGTTGGTCTTAAATATACAAGAACCGGTGATACTTTATGTACTGAAGAGGATGCTATTATTTTAGAAAGAATGGCTTTCCCTGAACCGGTAATCCAGATTGCTATTGAACCGAAAACAAAAGCTGATCAGGATAAATTATCGGAATCGCTTGCTAAACTTAGTGATGAAGACCCGACTTTTAAGGTGAAGGTTGATGATGAAACAGGGCAAACTTTGATTAGCGGAATGGGCGAACTTCATCTCGAAATCCTCGTTGATAGAATGAAACGCGAATTTAAAGTCGAAGCTAATGTTGGCAAACCTCAAGTAGCGTATAGAGAAACAATTACTAAAAGTGTTCAGGCCGAAGGTAAGTTTGTTAAACAAACCGGCGGACGTGGAAAATACGGTCACGTTTGGCTTGAACTTTCACCGAATGAACCTGGTAAAGGTTTCGAATTTGAAAATGCGATTGTTGGCGGCTCGGTTCCAAAAGAATATATTAATCCTATTGTAAATGGTTTACACGATGCTATGCGGAATGGCGTCTTAGCCGGATTCCCTGTTGTGGATGTTAAAGTTAAATTATTTGATGGTTCATACCACGATGTCGATTCAGACGAAATCTCTTTTAAAGTTGCTGCTTCTATTGGTTTTAAAAATGGTGCCCTGAAAGCAAATCCGATTTTGTTGGAACCGATGATGAGTGTCGAGGTTATTACTCCTGAAGAGTATCTTGGCGATGTTATGGGAGATCTGAATTCAAGAAGAGGAAAAATAGAAGGCTTTAATTCAAGAAAAGACGCTCAGGTTATTAAAGCGTTGGTCCCTCTTGCTCAAATGTTTGGCTATGCGACAACTTTGCGTTCTATGACTCAGGGTAGAGCCATTTATTCAATGCAGTTTTCACACTACTCTGAAGTACCGAAATCGGTTGCTGAAGAAATTACTGAAAAATCGCAGTCTGGTAAAGTATCTAAATCAGCTTAAGTAAATAATGTTTTCAAAATTAAATAAGAAATAAAAACAATAAGGAGAGTAACTCGATGGCAAAAGAAAAATTTGATCGTAGTAAACCTCACGTCAATATCGGTACGATCGGACACGTAGACCATGGCAAAACTACTCTTACTGCAGCCATCACCATGGCATTAGCTTTAAAAGGTCTTTCACAAATTAGAACTTTCGATAGTATTGATAATGCTCCTGAAGAAAGAGAAAGAGGTATTACAATTGCTACTGCTCACGTTGAATATTCAACTGAGAATAGACATTATGCTCACGTTGACTGTCCTGGTCACGCTGACTATGTTAAAAACATGATTACAGGTGCTGCTCAGATGGACGGCGCTATTTTAGTAGTTGCTGCTACCGACGGCCCTATGCCTCAGACAAGAGAACACATTCTTCTTGCCCGCCAGGTAGGTGTGCCAAGAATCGTTGTTTTCTTGAATAAAGTTGATATGATGGATGATCCTGAATTGATCGACCTCGTTGAAATGGAATTAAGAGAATTGCTTACTAAATATGAATTCCCTGGTAATGATATTCCGATTATCCGTGGTTCTGCATTAAAAGCTCTCGAAGCTGGTTCTTCTAATGCTCCTACTACAGACGAAAGATATAACTGTATCTGGGAACTCATGAAAGCCGTTGATGAATATGTTCCGGTTCCGCAGCGTGATGCTGATAAACCTTTCTTGATGCCTGTTGAAGACGTATTCTCTATTACCGGTCGCGGTACTGTTGCTACTGGTAGAGTTGAAAGAGGTACTCTTAAATTGAACGAAGAAGTTGAACTTATCGGTCTCGGTATCCATAAGAAAACCGTTGTTACCGGTATCGAAATGTTCCGTAAAGAATTAGACTCCGCTATGGCTGGCGATAACGCCGGACTTTTACTTCGCGGTGTAGACAAAACTGAAATTGAAAGAGGAATGGTTCTTGCAAAAACCGGTTCTATTACTCCTCATAAGAAATTTGAAGGCAAAGTTTATATCCTTTCAAAAGAAGAAGGCGGACGTCATACCCCGTTCTTCAACGGATATAGACCGCAGTTCTACTTCAGAACAACCGACGTTACCGGTATTGCTACTTTACCCGAAGGTACCGAAATGGTTATGCCTGGCGATAACGTTCAGCTTAAGATTGATCTTATCTCTGAAATCGCTATGGAAGAAGGTCTCAAATTCGCTATCCGCGAAGGCGGCAGAACTGTTGGTGCTGGTTTCGTAACTAAGATTATTGAATAGTAATAAAATTGAATAGGGGAAAGTAAATACTTTCCCCTTACTATGTCTGAACAAGGAGATTATTAAAAGTGCCCGGTCAAAAAATTAGAATTAAGCTTAAGTCGTACGATCATATTTTGATTGATAAATCAACTGAAAAAATTATTAAAACCGTGAAAAGTACCGGAGCTGTTGTTTCCGGACCTATTCCTCTTCCAACACGAAGAACGGTCTTCACTGTTTTAAGATCTCCTCACGTTGATAAAAAATCCAGAGAACAATTTGAGATAAGGGCTCATAAAAGAATTATTGATATCCACAACTCTAATAATAAAACTGTTGACGCTCTGAGCAAATTGGAAATACCTGCTGGCGTCGATATTGAGATTAAGTTATAGGAAAAAAAATGCCTGGTCTGTTAGCAAAAAAATTAGGAATGACTAATATATACTCCGAAGACGGTCAAATTATTCCGGTTACTATTCTAGAAGCCGGCCCTTGCAAAGTCTATTCGGTTAAAACTAAGGATAAAGACGGTTACTCTTCTATTCAATTGGGTTTCGGTGAAAAGAAAGAGAAAAAAGTTAGTAAACCTCAGGTTGCCGTTTTCAAAAAACTCGGATTCCCGGCTCCTATGCATCTTAAGGAATTCAGAAACTTCGAAGCTGATCAGTTCAAAGTCGGTGATGATGTTAAAGCCGATCTTTTTCAGGTCGGTGATAAAGTAAAGGTTTCTGGTAAGAGCAAAGGAAAAGGCTTCCAGGGTGTTATTAAAAGACATGGATTCGGCGGTGTTGGCGGCGCTACTCACGGTCAAAGCGACCGAGTAAGAGCTCCCGGTTCAATCGGAGCGAGCTCATATCCTTCAAGAGTTTTTAAAGGTCAGAGAATGGCCGGTAGAAAAGGATATGAAAATGTAACCACCAGAAATCTTAAAGTTGTTAAAATTCTTGTTGATAAAAATATTATAATGGTTAAAGGAGCGGTTCCAGGCTCTGTAAATTCAATTGTTGAAATAAATAAATAGTGTTATTGAAAATGAAATTAGAAGTCCTTAAAACTGACGGTACAAAATCTGGCGAGAAAGTAGAACTCTCCAAAGATATTTTTGAAATAGAACCTAATGATCACGTCCTTTATCTGGCCGTTAAAGCTTTTCTTGCTAATCAGAGACAGGGTACTCATAAAGCTAAAGAAAAACACGAGGTTAGTGGCGGTGGTAAAAAACCCTGGAGACAAAAAGGCCGTGGTGGTGCAAGAGCTGGATCTTCAAGATCACCTCTCTGGGTTGGAGGCGGATCTATTTTTGGCCCTAAACCGAGAGATTATAGGCAGAAACTGAATAAAAAAGTTGTCTCGCTTGCAAGAAAATCTGCTCTATCCTATAAAGCTAAAGCAAATCAGATTGTTGTTGTTGAGGATTTTAATTTCGACAGTCCGAAGACTAAAGAATTCTCGAAAATTCTGAACTCGTTGCAGCTTAAAGGTAAAAAAACTTTGCTGCTTACGAACGGTACATTGGAAAACGTCTACAAATCTGGCAGAAATATCGATCGTGTAAATATACTTGAAGCAAATAAAGCTTCGGCCTACGATCTGCTTAATAATCAGATCCTTGTTTTACAGAAAAGCGCAGTTAACCTTTTAGAAAGTACATTTAATTAATACGGTTAGAAAATGAAAAGTATTTTAATTCGGCCTTTAATTACTGAAAAAATGACGGGTATTAGCGAGAAGCATCCTAATAAATACGGCTTTGTTGTCTCCGTTGATGCAAATAAAATTCAGATTGCTAAAGCGCTTAAAGAAAAATTTAATGTTGATGCTGTCTCTGTTAATACTATCCTCTATAAAGGGAAAGAAAGAACTCAGTTTACTAAAAGAGGCCGCTTTACAGGAAGAACACCGAAATTTAAAAAAGCTATTGTTACACTTAAAGAAGGTCAAACCATCGACATCTTCGGTCAGGCTTAAGACCGAATGTTTTGGAGCGGAATTAAATGGCAATTAGAAAATTAAAACCAAATACACCTGGTACGAGATTTATGAGTATCTCATCTTTCAATGAGATTACTAAAACTTCTCCTGAAAAATCTTTAACTGTTGCTCTAAAGAAATCCGGCGGCAGAAATAATCTTGGAAGAGTTACTTCGCGTCATAGAGGCGGCGGGCATAAAAGAAGATATCGTATTATCGACTTTAAAAGAGATAAAAAAGGAGTACCCGCAAAAGTATTTTCTATTGAGTACGATCCTAACAGGACTTCAAGAATTGCACTGCTTAATTACGTTGACGGCGATAAAAGATATATCCTCGCCCCAGATGGTCTTAAAGTTGGCGATTCTGTTATGTCTGGACCCGGTTCAGAAATTAAAGTGGGTAATGCTCTTCCGTTGAAAGAAATTCCTCTCGGAAGCTTTGTTCACAATGTTGAAATGAAACCCGGTAAAGGCGGACAGCTCGGAAGATCTGCAGGAACCTCCTTACAGCTAATGGCTCGCGAAGGAAAATTTGCTCAGCTTAAAATGCCTTCAGGCGAAGTTCGATTGGTTAGTGTTGATTGTATGGCAACTTATGGAACGGTTGGCAATTCGGACCACGAAAATATCAGTCTCGGTAAAGCTGGTAGAAGCCGCTGGCTCGGAAAAAGACCTCACGTAAGAGGCGTTGCAATGAATCCCGTTGATCACCCGATGGGTGGTGGCGAAGGAAAAACTTCTGGCGGCGGACATCCTGTTTCACCTTGGGGACAGAAAGCCAAAGGCTTGAAAACTAGAAAGAAAAAGAATCCAACTAATAAACTTATTATTAAGAGAAGAAAATAATTTAGAGTAGGATATGCCAAGATCAGTTAAAAAAGGTCCTTTTATTAGTGTTAAACTACTGGAAAAAGTTAGAAAACTTAACGAGACTAATCAGAAAAAAATAATTAAAACCTGGTCTCGTGCAAGTACTATCTCTCCGGAATTTGTAGGACATACAATTGCAGTTCATAATGGAAATAAAATGATTCCCGTTTATATTTCTGAAAATATGGTCGGTCATAAACTAGGCGAGTTTGCACCAACCCGTATCTTCAGAGGTCATCCGGGTACTAAAGCAGAAAAAGCATCTAAAGTAAAGTGATGCCACTGGCATAAAATTGAGGAAATAAGTAATGGAAGCTAAAGCGACACACAAATATATCGGATCATCGCCAAGAAAGATGAGATTGGTTATCGATTTGATTAGAGGAAAATCTGTTGATCAGGCAATTGAGATTCTTCACTTTTCTCCTAAGCACTCTTCGAAACCGGCCGAAAAAGTATTGAGATCTGCTGTTTCGAATCTTATGAATAAAGATGAAGGCTCTAAAAAAGAAGTATCCGACCTGTTTGTTAAAGAAGCGTTCGTTAATCAGGGTCCTACTTTGAAAAGGATCTCCGCTGCTCCTATGGGCAGAGCTTATAGAATTAGAAAAAGATCTAATCATTTAACTATTGTTGTTGCAACAAAAAAGTAATCTCAGGAGGAAGTTTTGGGTCAGAAGACTAATCCAATCGGTTTAAGAGTTGGAGTTATTAAAGGATGGGAATCGAACTGGTACGAAAACAAAAGTTACGCACCTAAACTCATCGAAGACAAAAAATTAAGAACCTATGTTCGTAAAAGATTGCAGAATGCCGGAATCTCTTCTATCAAGATCGATAGAACCTCCAAAAACATTATTCTTACTATTCATACTTCCAGACCCGGAGTTGTAATCGGTAAGAGCGGTAAAGAGATTGCTCAGATCGAAGAGGAATTGAAAAAATTAACCGATAAGGAAGTGAAAATCCAGATCACTGAAATTAAAAGACCCGAACTGGATGCCTATCTTGTTGCCGAGAATATTGCTAAGCAGATTGAAGGAAGAATCTCTTTTAGAAGAGCAATGAAATCTGCTATTACCTCCGCAATGAGAATGGGAGCCGAAGGTATAAGAGTAATGTGTGCCGGCAGATTGGGCGGCGCTGAAATGGCACGTACCGAACAGTATAAGGAAGGCAGAATTCCGCTCCATACTCTCAGAGCTGATATCGATTACGCTCACGGTAGAGCTGAAACTATTTATGGTTCTATCGGAATTAAAGTCTGGATCTGCCGCGGTGAAATTTTAGGAAGACGTTCAACCGAATAAAGTTATAGCAAAAAAAAGTTTTAGGAGTTTTTCTCATGTTAATGCCAAAAAGAGTTAAGTATCGTAAAGCACATAGAGGTAGAAGAACAGGTAAAGCTACACGCGGTCACCTGGTTAACTTCGGCGATTATGGTCTCAAAGCTATGGAACCGGCCTGGATTACAAGCCGTCAGATCGAAGCTTGCCGTGTTGCTCTCTCCAGACAGATGAAGAGAGACGGTAAAGTCTGGATCAGAATATTCCCTGATAAACCGGTAACTAAAAAACCTCTCGAAACTAGAATGGGTAAAGGTAAAGGCGCTCCTGAATTCTGGGTTGCTGTTGTTCTGCCAGGAAGAAT
This window of the Melioribacteraceae bacterium genome carries:
- the rpsL gene encoding 30S ribosomal protein S12, coding for MPTINQLVRKGRVVVTSKNKAPALDACPQKRGVCTRVYTTTPKKPNSALRKVARVRLTNHIEVTAYIPGEGHNLQEHSIVLIRGGRVKDLPGVRYHIIRGTLDTGGVEDRKKGRSKYGTKKPKAK
- the rpsG gene encoding 30S ribosomal protein S7, which translates into the protein MRKKRAEKRYLKPDPKFNEILVSKLINYLTWHGKKSTTRSMVYDSFSLIEQKTKKPAMEVFKKAIQNVQPLVEVRSRRVGGATYQVPMEVRPERRTALALRWIRVYSRERKDKSMAAKLAAELMAAANGEGNSVKKKDDTHRMAEANKAFAHFKW
- the fusA gene encoding elongation factor G, which produces MSNKRVDIAKVRNIGIMAHIDAGKTTTTERILYYTGKLHRMGEVHDGAATMDWMEQEKERGITITSAATTTSWRDHQINIIDTPGHVDFTVEVERSLRVLDGAIALFCAVGGVEPQSETVWRQADKYGVPRIAFVNKMDRVGADFYNAVSMMKEKLGANAVPITLPVGDGELFTGFIDLMSMKARMFHDDTMGTTFEDVDIPSDLLPTAQKFRTQMLEAVSDVDDTLLEKYLEGKEISEEEIRPVLRAATIQLKIIPVLCGSSFKNKGVQKLLDAVVDFLPSPADLGNLVAHHVHKNDHVERKMDPSEKFAALAFKIMTDPYVGKLTFIRVYSGVLKAGSYVLNSVSDKKERVGRVLQMHANHREDMDEIRSGDIAAIVGLKYTRTGDTLCTEEDAIILERMAFPEPVIQIAIEPKTKADQDKLSESLAKLSDEDPTFKVKVDDETGQTLISGMGELHLEILVDRMKREFKVEANVGKPQVAYRETITKSVQAEGKFVKQTGGRGKYGHVWLELSPNEPGKGFEFENAIVGGSVPKEYINPIVNGLHDAMRNGVLAGFPVVDVKVKLFDGSYHDVDSDEISFKVAASIGFKNGALKANPILLEPMMSVEVITPEEYLGDVMGDLNSRRGKIEGFNSRKDAQVIKALVPLAQMFGYATTLRSMTQGRAIYSMQFSHYSEVPKSVAEEITEKSQSGKVSKSA
- the tuf gene encoding elongation factor Tu is translated as MAKEKFDRSKPHVNIGTIGHVDHGKTTLTAAITMALALKGLSQIRTFDSIDNAPEERERGITIATAHVEYSTENRHYAHVDCPGHADYVKNMITGAAQMDGAILVVAATDGPMPQTREHILLARQVGVPRIVVFLNKVDMMDDPELIDLVEMELRELLTKYEFPGNDIPIIRGSALKALEAGSSNAPTTDERYNCIWELMKAVDEYVPVPQRDADKPFLMPVEDVFSITGRGTVATGRVERGTLKLNEEVELIGLGIHKKTVVTGIEMFRKELDSAMAGDNAGLLLRGVDKTEIERGMVLAKTGSITPHKKFEGKVYILSKEEGGRHTPFFNGYRPQFYFRTTDVTGIATLPEGTEMVMPGDNVQLKIDLISEIAMEEGLKFAIREGGRTVGAGFVTKIIE
- the rpsJ gene encoding 30S ribosomal protein S10, which encodes MPGQKIRIKLKSYDHILIDKSTEKIIKTVKSTGAVVSGPIPLPTRRTVFTVLRSPHVDKKSREQFEIRAHKRIIDIHNSNNKTVDALSKLEIPAGVDIEIKL
- the rplC gene encoding 50S ribosomal protein L3: MPGLLAKKLGMTNIYSEDGQIIPVTILEAGPCKVYSVKTKDKDGYSSIQLGFGEKKEKKVSKPQVAVFKKLGFPAPMHLKEFRNFEADQFKVGDDVKADLFQVGDKVKVSGKSKGKGFQGVIKRHGFGGVGGATHGQSDRVRAPGSIGASSYPSRVFKGQRMAGRKGYENVTTRNLKVVKILVDKNIIMVKGAVPGSVNSIVEINK
- the rplD gene encoding 50S ribosomal protein L4 yields the protein MKLEVLKTDGTKSGEKVELSKDIFEIEPNDHVLYLAVKAFLANQRQGTHKAKEKHEVSGGGKKPWRQKGRGGARAGSSRSPLWVGGGSIFGPKPRDYRQKLNKKVVSLARKSALSYKAKANQIVVVEDFNFDSPKTKEFSKILNSLQLKGKKTLLLTNGTLENVYKSGRNIDRVNILEANKASAYDLLNNQILVLQKSAVNLLESTFN
- the rplW gene encoding 50S ribosomal protein L23, which translates into the protein MKSILIRPLITEKMTGISEKHPNKYGFVVSVDANKIQIAKALKEKFNVDAVSVNTILYKGKERTQFTKRGRFTGRTPKFKKAIVTLKEGQTIDIFGQA
- the rplB gene encoding 50S ribosomal protein L2, with amino-acid sequence MAIRKLKPNTPGTRFMSISSFNEITKTSPEKSLTVALKKSGGRNNLGRVTSRHRGGGHKRRYRIIDFKRDKKGVPAKVFSIEYDPNRTSRIALLNYVDGDKRYILAPDGLKVGDSVMSGPGSEIKVGNALPLKEIPLGSFVHNVEMKPGKGGQLGRSAGTSLQLMAREGKFAQLKMPSGEVRLVSVDCMATYGTVGNSDHENISLGKAGRSRWLGKRPHVRGVAMNPVDHPMGGGEGKTSGGGHPVSPWGQKAKGLKTRKKKNPTNKLIIKRRK
- the rpsS gene encoding 30S ribosomal protein S19, which translates into the protein MPRSVKKGPFISVKLLEKVRKLNETNQKKIIKTWSRASTISPEFVGHTIAVHNGNKMIPVYISENMVGHKLGEFAPTRIFRGHPGTKAEKASKVK
- the rplV gene encoding 50S ribosomal protein L22, with protein sequence MEAKATHKYIGSSPRKMRLVIDLIRGKSVDQAIEILHFSPKHSSKPAEKVLRSAVSNLMNKDEGSKKEVSDLFVKEAFVNQGPTLKRISAAPMGRAYRIRKRSNHLTIVVATKK
- the rpsC gene encoding 30S ribosomal protein S3 translates to MGQKTNPIGLRVGVIKGWESNWYENKSYAPKLIEDKKLRTYVRKRLQNAGISSIKIDRTSKNIILTIHTSRPGVVIGKSGKEIAQIEEELKKLTDKEVKIQITEIKRPELDAYLVAENIAKQIEGRISFRRAMKSAITSAMRMGAEGIRVMCAGRLGGAEMARTEQYKEGRIPLHTLRADIDYAHGRAETIYGSIGIKVWICRGEILGRRSTE
- the rplP gene encoding 50S ribosomal protein L16, which translates into the protein MLMPKRVKYRKAHRGRRTGKATRGHLVNFGDYGLKAMEPAWITSRQIEACRVALSRQMKRDGKVWIRIFPDKPVTKKPLETRMGKGKGAPEFWVAVVLPGRIMFEVGGVDKKTAHEALTVAAHKLPIKTKITQRPDLES